Proteins encoded within one genomic window of Polypterus senegalus isolate Bchr_013 chromosome 6, ASM1683550v1, whole genome shotgun sequence:
- the fzd5 gene encoding frizzled-5, with translation MEQPTKNILSRMLLQVALLALARIPRYGQAASKDIVCQEITVPMCKGIVYNQTYMPNQFNHDTQDEAGLEVHQFWPLVEIQCSPDLRFFLCSMYTPICLADYMKPLPPCRSVCERAKTGCSPLMRQYGFAWPERMSCEKLPVLGDPDNLCMDYNHSEATTLTPPFPKPTHASKAFSKRPRAECHSECRCKEPMVQIKKESHPLYNRIRTGQVVNCAVPCYEPYFTQDERTFATFWIGLWSILCFISTFTTVATFLIDMERFKYPERPIIFLSTCYLFVSIGYIVRLIAGHASVACNKDYHHVHYDTTGPALCTIVFLLIYFFGMASSIWWVILSFTWFLAAGMKWGNEAIASYSQYFHMASWLIPSVKSIAVLALSSVDGDPVAGICYVGNQNLDNLRGFVLAPLVVYLFTGTMFLLAGFVSLFRIRSVIKQGGTKTDKLEKLMIRIGIFTVLYTVPATIVVACYIYEQHYRESWQRSLSCSCPDNQQPGPDYAVFMLKYFMCLVVGITSGVWIWSGKTLESWKRFTSRCCRDRKPTNASMYSEASSALTARTGVASSGSYLKQVPLSHV, from the coding sequence ATGGAGCAGCCcactaaaaacattttatccCGAATGCTCCTCCAGGTTGCCCTCCTGGCCCTTGCAAGGATACCCAGATATGGACAGGCAGCCTCCAAGGACATCGTGTGCCAGGAGATCACAGTGCCCATGTGCAAAGGGATTGTGTACAACCAAACCTACATGCCTAATCAGTTCAACCACGACACCCAAGATGAAGCTGGGCTGGAGGTTCACCAGTTCTGGCCCCTGGTTGAAATCCAATGTTCTCCAGACCTTCGCTTCTTCCTCTGCAGCATGTACACCCCCATCTGCCTGGCCGACTACATGAAACCCTTGCCACCTTGCCGGTCGGTCTGTGAGCGTGCCAAGACTGGCTGCTCCCCTCTAATGAGACAGTATGGCTTTGCCTGGCCGGAGAGAATGAGCTGCGAAAAGTTGCCCGTGTTGGGTGACCCCGACAATCTCTGCATGGACTACAACCACTCGGAGGCCACCACCCTGACTCCGCCGTTCCCCAAACCTACCCACGCTTCCAAGGCGTTCTCAAAGAGGCCCAGGGCCGAGTGCCACAGCGAGTGTCGGTGCAAGGAGCCAATGGTTCAGATAAAGAAAGAGAGCCACCCCCTGTACAACAGGATCAGGACGGGCCAGGTGGTCAACTGCGCCGTTCCGTGCTACGAGCCCTACTTCACTCAAGACGAGCGCACCTTTGCCACCTTCTGGATCGGCCTGTGGTCCATCTTGTGTTTCATCTCCACGTTCACCACCGTGGCCACTTTCCTGATCGACATGGAGAGGTTCAAGTACCCGGAGCGCCCCATCATCTTCTTGTCGACCTGCTACTTGTTTGTTTCCATTGGGTACATCGTGCGCCTCATCGCTGGCCATGCCAGTGTGGCCTGCAACAAAGACTATCATCACGTCCACTATGACACCACGGGGCCGGCCCTGTGCACCATCGTTTTCCTGCTTATTTACTTCTTTGGCATGGCCAGCTCCATTTGGTGGGTCATTTTGTCGTTCACATGGTTCTTGGCGGCTGGCATGAAGTGGGGCAACGAGGCTATCGCCAGCTACTCGCAGTACTTCCACATGGCATCCTGGCTGATCCCCAGTGTGAAGTccatagctgttttagctctCAGCTCTGTGGATGGAGACCCAGTGGCTGGCATTTGCTACGTGGGCAACCAGAATCTTGACAACCTGAGGGGCTTTGTCTTGGCACCCTTGGTGGTGTACCTGTTCACTGGGACCATGTTTCTCCTGGCGGGCTTTGTCTCTCTCTTCCGTATCCGGAGTGTAATCAAGCAAGGAGGCACCAAGACTGACAAGCTGGAGAAGCTCATGATAAGGATTGGCATCTTCACCGTGCTCTACACCGTCCCTGCCACCATCGTGGTGGCCTGTTACATCTACGAGCAGCATTACCGAGAGAGCTGGCAGCGCTCCCTCAGCTGCTCCTGTCCGGACAATCAGCAGCCGGGACCGGACTACGCCGTCTTCATGCTCAAGTACTTcatgtgccttgtggtgggcatCACGTCGGGGGTTTGGATTTGGTCTGGAAAGACCCTCGAGTCTTGGAAACGCTTTACGAGCCGCTGCTGCAGGGACAGGAAGCCCACCAATGCCTCCATGTACAGTGAAGCCAGCAGCGCCCTGACGGCAAGGACAGGGGTGGCCAGTTCGGGGTCCTACCTTAAGCAAGTGCCCCTCTCTCACGTCTGA